The window ACCTCAGTACGGTCAACAACTCGAATCCCGATTTGTGTTTCTAAATTACGCACTTGCGCTGGTGATAAATCGCGGTCAAAGACGATCAGATTTGCTCCCAAAGTTTGGGCTGTTAAAGCAATTTCTTGTACTTTTCCTTCACCAACTGCGGTTTGGGGGTGCGGACGCGATCGCTTTTGGCGAAATGTTTGTAACACTTCTCCACCAGCAGTATCAACTAATCGTGCTAATTCATCTAGCGTGTCTTGAAATGCTTGTGGCGTGATATTGTCAGTTTGGACTCCTACAATCAATACGCGATCGCGGTCTGAGTCTACCTGTGTCGCAACATATTCGCGCTGAAATTCAGCTTCGAGTCCTTCTACTAGATCGAGAAAATCTTGATTGCTGAGAATATCTAAACTCAGAGGTTGCGATACACTCCAACTTGCTAGTGGTGCGTCAGTGTCCGTTGTCTCAACAATAGGAACTAAATGCGCTAAATAAGTTTCTTTAACGTAACCTGTAGCGCCTCCACCACGACGTTGAAATCCTGAACCAGTGATATTGAGTATCGCTAGGACATCTAATCTTTGCAGCGCCATCGCTGTTAATGCAGCTTCGCTGGGTGGTTCTGGCTTAAGTTGCGTCGCAATACAACGAATTCCACTGAGACGTTCAGCACCATAGCGCGGTAGTTCTAGGGGAGGGATTTGAGTTTGACGTGGCGTTCCTACACCTACACGAATCACCTGTCCCCGACGATTAACATAGGCGCACACAGGTTGATTAATCTCAGTGCTAATTGCTGCTAAGCGCTGGGCAAACTCGGGTGTAGTCGGGCGATCGCCTGGCAAACGTTGTTGATACAGCCGTTGTAGTTGCTTAATCTGGCTGGATTTTAATCCTTGAAGATTACCGTAAATAGTCTCGATAGGCACC of the Gloeocapsopsis sp. IPPAS B-1203 genome contains:
- the hflX gene encoding GTPase HflX, yielding MPIETIYGNLQGLKSSQIKQLQRLYQQRLPGDRPTTPEFAQRLAAISTEINQPVCAYVNRRGQVIRVGVGTPRQTQIPPLELPRYGAERLSGIRCIATQLKPEPPSEAALTAMALQRLDVLAILNITGSGFQRRGGGATGYVKETYLAHLVPIVETTDTDAPLASWSVSQPLSLDILSNQDFLDLVEGLEAEFQREYVATQVDSDRDRVLIVGVQTDNITPQAFQDTLDELARLVDTAGGEVLQTFRQKRSRPHPQTAVGEGKVQEIALTAQTLGANLIVFDRDLSPAQVRNLETQIGIRVVDRTEVILDIFAQRARTRAGKLQVELAQLEYMLPRLTGRGQAMSRLGGGIGTRGPGETKLETERRAIARRIARLQEEVNQLQAHRSRLRQQRQHREVPSVAIVGYTNAGKSTLLNALTNAEVYTADQLFATLDPTTRRLVIPSVSGEPQAIVLTDTVGFIHELPASLMDAFRATLEEVTEADALLHVVDLSHPAWQSQIRSVMSILSEMPITPGPMLIALNKVDCVDSDTLAVAQEEFPQAVYISASDRLGLETLRQRLGQLVRYAVAPS